A genomic window from Pyruvatibacter sp. includes:
- a CDS encoding alpha/beta hydrolase translates to MMTTLKAVYAAGLMSLVSMVLPVMAQEVAQRGDAVPGLPAPAFSTIEANGISFAYVELGKGPLVLLLHGYPATARSWWPVQQRLAAAGYRTVAPNMRGYPPTSLAPDGDYTVGTLGADALALVDALGETSAVIVGQDWGATAAMSAAATAPNNVTGLVSLVIPHPMATEFSLSLLLNAPHFLYYQLPWASWMVARNDFAHIDGIYDAWSPTFAASDRDLTDIKKTMAMEGGVDGPLGYYWSIGADPTPGTMAATDDTRFAMPSLVIAGADDGALDTALFAEGRDGFVGPFTYVELANVGHFPQIEAPEAVAEALLDFLATLKSQAPPVE, encoded by the coding sequence ATGATGACCACGCTGAAAGCTGTGTATGCGGCCGGGCTGATGAGTTTGGTAAGCATGGTTTTGCCCGTAATGGCGCAAGAAGTTGCACAACGGGGTGACGCGGTGCCGGGGCTGCCTGCGCCCGCGTTCTCAACCATTGAGGCCAACGGCATATCGTTCGCCTATGTTGAACTTGGCAAGGGGCCGCTTGTGCTCTTGCTGCATGGCTACCCGGCCACGGCGCGGAGCTGGTGGCCTGTGCAGCAAAGGCTTGCCGCTGCGGGCTATCGTACCGTTGCCCCCAACATGCGTGGCTACCCGCCAACATCACTTGCGCCCGATGGCGACTATACGGTTGGCACTCTTGGGGCTGATGCGCTGGCGCTTGTGGACGCGCTTGGCGAAACCAGCGCTGTGATTGTCGGGCAGGACTGGGGCGCAACAGCCGCCATGTCAGCCGCTGCGACAGCACCCAACAACGTGACGGGGCTCGTGTCGCTTGTGATCCCCCATCCGATGGCAACCGAGTTCAGCCTCAGTCTTTTGCTCAACGCGCCGCACTTTCTTTACTACCAGTTGCCGTGGGCAAGCTGGATGGTGGCGCGCAATGACTTTGCCCATATCGATGGCATTTATGATGCGTGGTCCCCCACCTTTGCGGCTTCAGACCGAGACCTGACGGACATCAAGAAAACCATGGCGATGGAAGGCGGCGTTGATGGGCCGCTTGGCTATTACTGGTCCATAGGCGCAGACCCGACGCCGGGCACGATGGCTGCAACCGACGACACCCGATTTGCAATGCCCAGCCTGGTGATTGCAGGTGCGGATGATGGCGCGCTCGACACCGCATTGTTTGCCGAAGGGCGCGATGGATTTGTCGGGCCGTTCACCTACGTAGAGCTCGCAAATGTCGGTCATTTTCCGCAGATTGAAGCACCCGAGGCCGTGGCTGAGGCACTTTTGGACTTTCTGGCAACGCTCAAGAGCCAAGCCCCGCCGGTTGAATGA
- a CDS encoding nitronate monooxygenase family protein, which yields MSIPAHIRDHLRMPVIGSPLFIVSGPELVIAQCKAGIIGSFPALNARPEHVLEEWIIRIKTELAEYQAANPDKKVAPFAVNQICHASNDRLQHDMDMCVKHEVPIIITSLRPPAFVVEAAHSYGGVVYHDVINVKHAKKAADEGVDGLILVCAGAGGHAGALSPFALVREVKEWFDGTVILSGAISDGSSIAGALAMGADFAYIGTRFIATEEANADPGYKQMLMDSAAEDIVYSNLFTGVHGNYLAPSVVGAGLDPHNLPEADKSKMNFGSGGNTKQKAWKDIWGSGQGIGSIDDAPSVAVLVDRLEAQYREALADLSGRTLLGEAIEETGAKASAAE from the coding sequence ATGAGCATTCCCGCCCATATCCGCGACCATCTGCGGATGCCTGTCATCGGCTCGCCCCTGTTTATTGTGTCCGGCCCCGAGCTTGTGATTGCCCAGTGCAAGGCGGGCATCATCGGCTCGTTTCCCGCGCTCAATGCGCGGCCCGAACACGTGCTGGAAGAATGGATCATCCGTATCAAGACGGAACTTGCTGAGTATCAGGCCGCCAACCCGGACAAGAAGGTAGCGCCGTTTGCGGTCAACCAGATTTGCCACGCCTCTAATGATCGGTTGCAGCACGACATGGACATGTGTGTGAAGCACGAAGTGCCGATCATCATCACGTCGCTGCGTCCGCCTGCGTTTGTTGTGGAAGCGGCACACTCCTATGGCGGCGTTGTCTATCACGACGTCATCAATGTGAAGCACGCCAAAAAGGCTGCCGACGAAGGGGTGGATGGTCTCATTCTTGTGTGCGCCGGTGCCGGCGGACACGCGGGTGCGCTGTCACCTTTTGCGCTGGTGCGTGAAGTGAAGGAGTGGTTTGACGGCACGGTGATTTTGTCGGGGGCAATTTCAGACGGCTCATCCATTGCCGGTGCGCTCGCCATGGGCGCGGACTTTGCCTATATCGGCACGCGCTTCATTGCGACGGAAGAAGCCAACGCCGACCCCGGCTACAAGCAGATGCTGATGGACAGCGCTGCCGAAGACATTGTGTATTCCAACCTGTTTACCGGCGTTCACGGCAACTATCTGGCCCCGTCCGTTGTGGGTGCGGGTCTTGATCCGCATAATCTTCCGGAAGCGGACAAATCCAAAATGAACTTCGGCTCCGGTGGCAACACCAAGCAAAAAGCCTGGAAAGACATCTGGGGCTCCGGTCAGGGCATCGGCAGCATTGACGACGCGCCGTCGGTTGCCGTTCTGGTGGACAGGCTTGAAGCGCAGTACCGCGAGGCACTTGCTGACCTCAGCGGGCGGACGCTGCTGGGTGAGGCCATTGAGGAGACGGGTGCAAAAGCGTCTGCTGCGGAGTAA
- a CDS encoding acyl-CoA dehydrogenase: MSKAAKTPAADTPFDPSPEASAPFSWEDPFYLTDQLSEDERMVRETAHAYSQDKLMSRVKEANRHEIFHREIMTEMGELGLLGCTIPEQYGCAGLNYVSYGLIAREVEHVDSGYRSAMSVQSSLVMHPIYAYGTEEQRMKYLPKLATGEWVGCFGLTEPDHGSDPAGMVTRAKPVDGGYVLNGAKMWITNSPIADVAVVWAKLKDDDGKDKIRGFVVERGFEGFETPKIEGKFSLRASITGEIVLTDVFVPAENLLPNVEGLKGPFGCLNRARYGIAWGAMGAAEFCWHQARQYTMDRKQFGKPLAQTQLIQKKLADMQTEITLGLHAALRVGRLFDEHRAAPPMISLVKRNNCGKALDIARIARDMHGGNGVSDEYHVIRHVMNLEAVNTYEGTHDVHALILGRAQTGLQAFF; encoded by the coding sequence ATGTCGAAAGCCGCAAAAACGCCCGCCGCAGATACCCCCTTTGATCCGTCACCGGAGGCCTCTGCACCGTTTTCCTGGGAAGACCCGTTTTATCTGACGGACCAGTTGTCCGAAGATGAACGCATGGTGCGCGAGACCGCCCATGCCTATTCGCAGGACAAGCTCATGAGCCGGGTCAAGGAGGCCAATCGGCACGAGATTTTTCATCGCGAAATCATGACCGAGATGGGCGAGCTTGGGCTTTTGGGCTGCACGATCCCCGAGCAATATGGCTGCGCCGGGCTCAATTATGTGTCCTACGGGCTGATTGCCCGCGAGGTTGAGCATGTGGATTCAGGCTACCGCTCGGCCATGAGCGTGCAGTCGTCGCTGGTGATGCACCCCATCTATGCCTACGGCACCGAAGAGCAGCGGATGAAATATCTGCCAAAGCTCGCCACCGGTGAGTGGGTGGGCTGCTTTGGCCTGACGGAGCCTGACCACGGCTCGGACCCGGCGGGCATGGTGACCCGTGCCAAACCCGTTGATGGCGGCTATGTGCTGAACGGCGCAAAGATGTGGATCACCAATTCGCCGATTGCTGACGTAGCGGTGGTGTGGGCCAAGCTGAAGGATGATGACGGCAAGGACAAAATCCGCGGGTTTGTTGTGGAGCGCGGGTTTGAGGGCTTCGAGACGCCGAAGATCGAAGGCAAATTTTCGCTGCGCGCCTCCATTACCGGCGAAATCGTGCTGACTGACGTGTTTGTACCAGCTGAAAATCTGCTGCCGAATGTGGAAGGTCTCAAGGGGCCTTTTGGCTGCCTCAACAGGGCGCGTTACGGCATTGCCTGGGGGGCCATGGGAGCGGCTGAGTTCTGCTGGCATCAGGCGCGGCAATACACGATGGATCGCAAGCAGTTTGGCAAGCCGCTGGCACAAACGCAGCTCATTCAAAAGAAACTGGCGGACATGCAGACCGAGATCACGCTTGGTCTTCATGCGGCCCTGCGGGTCGGTCGCCTGTTTGATGAGCACCGTGCTGCGCCGCCGATGATTTCACTCGTCAAGCGCAACAACTGCGGCAAGGCGCTGGACATTGCCCGCATCGCCCGCGACATGCATGGCGGCAACGGCGTTTCGGATGAATATCATGTCATCCGTCACGTCATGAACCTTGAAGCGGTGAACACCTACGAAGGCACGCATGATGTGCACGCGCTTATTCTGGGCCGCGCGCAGACCGGGCTTCAGGCGTTTTTCTAG
- a CDS encoding glycosyltransferase family 4 protein translates to MSQAFLTTLCIFTLSLNLVAIVSMWARTHQLDVPNARSSHTTPTPRGGGIAIVLASLAGALVLWWNGQLADGLALAIVCGGAGIALVGHIDDRRNIATLPRLVIHIAAAAFALWCIGGVAALPVGTYIWHPGSIGWLIALVGLVWMINLTNFMDGIDGLVGSHTIFVSLAGAALLWATATPGGAAFMVLLAAATAGFLVFNWPPASIFMGDVSSGFLGFVIGAVAIATAEHVNLWAWGLLLTPFIADATITRAMRIVRYGDWVGAHRSHVYQRLSRRWSGHAPVVHTYWLISLIVFWPLALLVTLHPAVGWVVMPAAWGISFAAAFALGAGRNDEAA, encoded by the coding sequence ATGTCACAGGCATTTTTGACCACGCTGTGCATCTTCACGCTGTCGCTCAATCTGGTGGCGATCGTCAGCATGTGGGCGCGCACTCATCAGCTTGATGTGCCCAACGCGCGCAGCTCTCACACAACGCCCACACCACGCGGCGGCGGCATCGCCATCGTGCTGGCATCACTCGCGGGTGCGCTGGTGCTATGGTGGAATGGGCAGCTCGCAGACGGCCTCGCTCTGGCAATCGTCTGCGGCGGCGCGGGCATTGCGCTGGTCGGCCATATTGATGACCGGCGTAACATCGCAACGCTGCCAAGACTTGTAATCCACATCGCCGCCGCTGCTTTTGCACTTTGGTGCATCGGCGGTGTGGCAGCACTGCCTGTTGGTACGTACATCTGGCACCCCGGCAGCATCGGCTGGCTGATCGCCCTCGTCGGCCTTGTCTGGATGATAAACCTGACAAACTTCATGGACGGCATTGATGGTCTTGTCGGCAGTCACACCATTTTCGTGAGCCTTGCAGGTGCGGCACTTCTGTGGGCCACAGCCACACCGGGCGGCGCTGCCTTCATGGTGTTGCTGGCCGCTGCGACAGCGGGGTTTCTGGTCTTCAACTGGCCCCCCGCCTCGATTTTCATGGGCGATGTCTCATCAGGTTTTTTGGGCTTCGTGATTGGGGCCGTGGCAATCGCCACAGCCGAACACGTCAACCTGTGGGCCTGGGGCCTGCTGCTGACGCCGTTCATCGCCGACGCCACCATTACCCGCGCCATGCGTATTGTACGCTACGGCGATTGGGTCGGGGCGCACCGCAGCCACGTGTATCAGCGCCTGTCGCGCCGCTGGAGCGGGCACGCGCCAGTGGTTCATACCTATTGGCTGATATCGCTGATCGTTTTCTGGCCTCTGGCCCTGCTGGTGACGCTGCACCCCGCTGTCGGCTGGGTGGTCATGCCGGCAGCATGGGGTATCAGTTTCGCCGCAGCCTTTGCCCTGGGCGCGGGCCGCAATGACGAAGCAGCCTAG
- a CDS encoding O-antigen ligase family protein — protein MREKLAGHGLATLFVLLAIALLLAERAPPLLAVLTFVCAAVAARWSTVAVFLRANPVATFLALLLIWMLISASWSVAGAEALSGGVRIALMIVVAAALPVLILSTPRTVRVRAAWWATFALCLMGVLLLIETLFDMPLLRAARYVFNDEAFVAVIPPVAEQQPGKVYFHLSALVNRLTHLSSVVAICALPLVAFLWARKARGARSVAIAVAATSVLALALSPAQAPLVALAFGGMATAILLVPAVASHRALPGLSAAAVAVAVIAMPWFAQSAYERGVQSAETMDVSVIHRLAIWDNAASLIAERPVAGYGIEASRVIGRSGLAVHDIMPGHEATTFQVLPLHPHNASIQIWLELGGIGALMFAAFAYFMTLKVWSYVHGSLHHAGIMGANLVGAGLMGGWVTALVIAHLSYGIWQYWWIATLGFVAAMLAVMVAARDPDPRG, from the coding sequence GTGCGTGAAAAACTGGCAGGCCATGGGCTTGCAACGCTCTTTGTGCTGCTGGCCATAGCCCTGCTGCTGGCTGAGCGGGCCCCACCTTTGCTGGCTGTATTGACGTTTGTATGTGCGGCTGTTGCGGCGCGCTGGTCCACAGTGGCGGTCTTCTTGCGCGCGAACCCGGTGGCGACATTTCTGGCCCTGCTCCTCATCTGGATGCTGATATCAGCCTCATGGTCTGTGGCGGGCGCCGAAGCACTCAGCGGTGGCGTGCGCATTGCCCTCATGATCGTGGTTGCCGCCGCCTTGCCGGTTTTGATCCTGAGCACACCCCGGACAGTGCGCGTGCGCGCCGCATGGTGGGCAACATTTGCGTTATGTCTGATGGGCGTTTTGCTGCTGATCGAAACTCTCTTCGACATGCCGTTGCTGCGCGCGGCGAGATATGTGTTCAACGACGAAGCCTTTGTCGCCGTCATTCCGCCTGTTGCCGAACAACAGCCAGGCAAGGTCTATTTTCATCTCTCCGCGCTGGTTAACAGGCTGACCCATCTGTCATCGGTTGTTGCCATCTGTGCGTTGCCACTGGTCGCATTTCTTTGGGCAAGGAAGGCAAGGGGGGCGAGGAGTGTTGCGATTGCTGTCGCCGCAACATCCGTGCTTGCACTTGCGCTGTCGCCTGCCCAGGCACCCCTCGTTGCGCTTGCGTTTGGTGGCATGGCAACGGCCATCCTCCTGGTGCCCGCTGTCGCATCACACCGCGCATTGCCCGGTCTATCCGCAGCCGCTGTTGCCGTGGCCGTCATTGCCATGCCGTGGTTTGCGCAAAGCGCGTATGAGCGCGGCGTGCAGAGTGCGGAAACGATGGATGTCAGCGTCATTCACCGCCTTGCAATCTGGGATAATGCCGCCAGCCTCATCGCTGAGCGTCCGGTAGCGGGCTATGGCATAGAAGCATCGCGCGTGATCGGGCGCAGCGGGCTTGCCGTGCACGACATCATGCCCGGCCATGAAGCCACAACATTTCAGGTACTTCCCCTGCACCCTCATAACGCCTCCATACAGATATGGTTGGAACTTGGCGGCATTGGCGCGCTTATGTTCGCAGCTTTCGCATATTTCATGACGCTTAAAGTATGGAGCTATGTCCACGGCAGTCTCCATCACGCCGGGATCATGGGCGCAAACCTCGTGGGTGCCGGCCTCATGGGCGGGTGGGTCACAGCGCTTGTCATCGCCCATCTGAGTTACGGCATCTGGCAATACTGGTGGATAGCAACCCTTGGGTTTGTCGCCGCAATGCTGGCAGTAATGGTTGCCGCCCGCGACCCGGATCCAAGAGGCTGA
- a CDS encoding aldehyde dehydrogenase family protein gives MSDDHSLKEHYPYYLANEPRQPNTDLEVEDKYTGKIATRVALADEAAIDEAIGHAVSAAEPMAALKPYQRREVLDHCVARFNERHEELSRALCIEAGKPIKDARGEVTRLVETFRIAAGEAERMYGEVMPLDNAERASGYRGMWKRVPIGPCSFISPFNFPLNLAAHKVAPALAAGCPFVLKPASLTPIGALIIGETLAETDLPKGAFSILPCRRDGARLFTEDDRLKLLSFTGSADVGWDLKAKAGRKPVVLELGGNAACIVDENVDLDDAVERMVFGAFYQSGQSCIGVQRILVHDAIYDDFRDRFVAATAKLKAGDPHDEDTFIGPMISEKEAQRLHGWIKDAAAKGATVLTGGDLNGKMLAATVLENVPDDCDVVREEAFGPAAVLSRFADFEAALKTVNESRYGLQAGVFTRDLYKAMRAWDVLDVGGVVVGDVPSWRVDHMPYGGVKDSGLGREGIRWAIEDMTEIRLLVIREPS, from the coding sequence ATGTCCGACGATCATAGCCTCAAAGAGCATTACCCGTATTATCTGGCAAATGAACCGCGCCAGCCCAACACCGACCTTGAGGTTGAGGATAAGTACACCGGCAAGATAGCTACCCGCGTTGCCCTGGCTGATGAAGCCGCCATTGATGAAGCCATAGGCCACGCCGTATCCGCCGCCGAACCCATGGCGGCTCTCAAGCCCTATCAGCGCCGCGAAGTACTGGACCACTGTGTTGCCCGCTTCAACGAGCGCCACGAGGAATTGTCTCGGGCGCTGTGCATCGAGGCTGGCAAACCCATCAAGGATGCGCGCGGCGAAGTCACCCGCCTGGTTGAGACTTTCCGCATTGCTGCCGGCGAAGCCGAGCGCATGTATGGTGAGGTCATGCCGCTGGACAATGCCGAGCGGGCGTCCGGCTATCGCGGCATGTGGAAGCGTGTGCCCATTGGTCCGTGCTCGTTCATCTCGCCGTTCAATTTTCCGCTCAATCTGGCCGCCCACAAAGTCGCACCGGCACTGGCGGCAGGCTGTCCGTTTGTGCTGAAACCGGCCAGCCTCACCCCCATCGGGGCGCTTATCATTGGCGAAACACTAGCAGAAACAGACCTGCCCAAAGGCGCGTTCTCCATTCTGCCCTGCCGCCGTGATGGCGCGCGTCTGTTCACCGAAGACGACCGCCTGAAACTGCTCAGTTTCACAGGCTCCGCTGATGTCGGCTGGGATCTGAAGGCCAAGGCGGGCCGCAAACCTGTGGTGCTTGAACTGGGTGGCAATGCCGCGTGCATCGTCGATGAGAATGTGGACCTTGATGATGCCGTTGAGCGCATGGTGTTTGGCGCGTTCTACCAGTCAGGCCAAAGCTGCATCGGCGTCCAGCGCATTCTGGTTCATGATGCCATCTACGACGATTTCCGTGACCGCTTTGTGGCTGCAACCGCCAAACTCAAGGCTGGTGACCCTCACGATGAAGACACATTCATCGGACCGATGATCTCCGAAAAAGAGGCGCAGCGCCTGCACGGCTGGATCAAGGATGCCGCCGCAAAAGGCGCAACCGTCCTCACCGGCGGTGACCTGAACGGTAAGATGCTGGCTGCGACGGTGCTGGAAAATGTGCCTGATGACTGTGATGTGGTCCGCGAGGAGGCGTTTGGTCCAGCCGCCGTTCTGTCGCGGTTCGCTGATTTTGAAGCCGCACTGAAAACCGTCAACGAAAGCCGCTACGGCCTGCAGGCGGGCGTTTTCACCCGCGACCTCTACAAGGCCATGCGCGCATGGGATGTGCTGGATGTTGGCGGCGTCGTGGTCGGCGACGTGCCCTCGTGGCGCGTCGATCACATGCCTTACGGCGGCGTCAAGGATTCAGGGCTGGGCCGTGAAGGCATCCGCTGGGCCATCGAAGACATGACTGAAATCCGTCTGCTGGTCATCCGTGAGCCTTCCTAG
- a CDS encoding acetolactate synthase large subunit has protein sequence MKASDLFVRCLEREGITHIFGVPGEENADFMMSLEGSSIEFVLTRHEQGAAFMAEVYGRLTGNPAGCLGTLGPGATNLITGVADANMDRAPMLVLTGQGATARQHKESHQIMDVVGMYEPVTKWAYSVNHADAIPEVVRKAVRLARTEKPGAVLIELPEDIAKIETDREPMEPRRFRRPGPDDKITDRAFDMLRNAKRPVIIAGNGAIRKRAASQLRRLCEETGIGVISTFMGKGAVDMDANYCLYTIGLGQRDIVSLAIEDADLVITLGYDMVEYHPHLWNPGGTKDIIHIDFLPAEIDRNYNPKCELIGDVAHSLWMLNERLWRHRGEVSFDLEQQAKIRARMKDELAEYSDDDTEGSIRPQKAIWDVRQALDRNDILLSGVGAHKMWIARHYQCHEPNTCLIPNGFCSMGMPLPGAVAAHIVHPDARIFAIAGDGDFLMNVQEMETARRMNSDITVMVWEDGGYGLISWKQENEFKRHTNLGFGNPDWLKLADSFGWHGQYVPNARDLRGALDTALAYKGPSLLVIPIDYRENVLLTERLGQIDVNI, from the coding sequence ATGAAAGCATCCGACCTGTTTGTTCGTTGCCTCGAACGCGAAGGCATTACCCATATTTTTGGCGTACCCGGTGAGGAAAACGCTGACTTCATGATGTCGCTGGAGGGCTCCAGCATAGAGTTTGTGTTGACCCGCCATGAGCAGGGCGCAGCCTTCATGGCGGAAGTCTATGGTCGCCTCACAGGCAACCCTGCCGGATGCCTTGGCACGCTTGGCCCCGGTGCCACCAACCTCATTACCGGCGTTGCCGACGCCAATATGGATCGCGCGCCCATGCTGGTGCTGACAGGGCAGGGGGCGACCGCCCGCCAGCACAAGGAAAGCCATCAGATCATGGACGTGGTGGGCATGTATGAGCCCGTCACCAAATGGGCCTACTCGGTCAACCACGCAGATGCCATTCCCGAAGTTGTCCGCAAGGCCGTGCGGCTGGCACGAACGGAAAAGCCCGGTGCCGTCCTCATCGAACTGCCCGAAGACATCGCTAAGATCGAAACCGATCGCGAACCCATGGAGCCGCGCCGCTTCCGCCGTCCCGGCCCGGACGACAAGATCACCGACCGCGCCTTCGACATGCTGCGAAATGCAAAACGACCTGTCATCATCGCGGGGAACGGCGCAATCCGAAAACGGGCCGCATCGCAGCTGCGCCGTCTGTGCGAAGAAACCGGCATTGGTGTCATTTCCACATTCATGGGCAAAGGCGCCGTGGATATGGATGCAAACTACTGCCTCTACACCATCGGCCTTGGCCAGCGCGATATTGTGTCACTCGCCATTGAAGACGCAGACCTTGTCATCACGCTTGGCTACGACATGGTCGAGTACCACCCGCATTTGTGGAACCCCGGCGGTACCAAGGACATCATCCACATTGATTTTCTGCCCGCTGAAATTGACCGCAACTACAACCCCAAATGCGAACTCATCGGCGACGTTGCCCATTCCCTGTGGATGCTGAACGAGCGCCTGTGGCGGCATCGCGGCGAGGTTAGCTTTGACCTTGAGCAGCAGGCCAAGATACGTGCCCGCATGAAGGACGAACTGGCTGAATACAGCGACGATGACACCGAAGGCTCCATCCGCCCGCAAAAAGCCATCTGGGATGTGCGCCAGGCTCTTGACAGAAACGATATTCTGCTGTCGGGCGTTGGTGCTCACAAAATGTGGATTGCCCGACATTACCAGTGCCACGAACCCAACACCTGCCTTATCCCCAACGGCTTTTGCTCCATGGGTATGCCACTGCCCGGCGCAGTAGCGGCTCACATTGTGCACCCCGACGCCAGGATTTTTGCCATCGCCGGTGACGGCGATTTCCTGATGAACGTGCAGGAGATGGAAACCGCCCGCCGCATGAACTCGGACATTACCGTCATGGTCTGGGAGGATGGTGGCTATGGCCTGATCTCATGGAAACAGGAAAACGAGTTCAAGCGTCATACCAATCTGGGCTTTGGAAATCCCGACTGGCTCAAACTGGCGGACAGTTTTGGCTGGCACGGTCAGTATGTGCCCAATGCGCGTGACCTTCGCGGGGCGCTTGATACGGCACTGGCCTACAAGGGGCCCTCGCTGCTGGTTATCCCCATCGATTACCGGGAAAACGTGCTGCTGACGGAGCGCCTGGGCCAGATCGACGTTAACATCTGA
- a CDS encoding PAS domain-containing protein yields MALPDIHKTRPSPKIPQNEKLLAHWVALRGDARFPRRTQFNPMQVTDLLPQLVMLEPDLPDTATIRLFGTGLARRLGIDLSNANLLALYDEERQELLRELLNFLVEHHCVVIGHSEWATPSGHRFTTENLWLPLSDEHGKVIRVLGSLWETNVLLDANETLGGSVNTSQYLTERSYFSF; encoded by the coding sequence TTGGCCCTGCCAGATATCCACAAGACCCGCCCCAGCCCGAAGATACCGCAGAACGAAAAACTGCTGGCTCACTGGGTGGCGTTGCGAGGTGATGCACGGTTTCCGCGGCGCACCCAGTTTAACCCCATGCAGGTCACTGACCTGTTGCCACAACTGGTCATGCTTGAGCCGGACCTTCCCGACACCGCCACGATCCGCCTTTTTGGAACCGGCCTTGCCCGGCGGCTTGGCATTGACCTCAGCAACGCCAACCTTCTTGCGCTCTATGATGAAGAAAGGCAGGAGCTGTTACGCGAACTGCTGAACTTCCTGGTTGAGCACCACTGCGTTGTCATAGGCCATAGTGAGTGGGCAACACCCTCCGGCCACAGGTTTACAACCGAGAACCTGTGGCTTCCTCTCAGCGATGAACACGGCAAGGTAATCCGCGTGCTGGGCTCGTTGTGGGAAACCAATGTGCTGCTTGATGCGAATGAGACCCTTGGCGGTTCGGTAAACACGTCGCAATATCTGACAGAGCGCAGTTACTTCAGCTTCTGA
- a CDS encoding trypsin-like peptidase domain-containing protein, with the protein MGLFSPKNRAKLPPKRRRGSSHDLLDAYSRAVAGAVDAVSNSVVHLQVKGRPSSMGQMSGSGSGFIFTPDGYVLTNSHVVNGARSLMAVYPDGREIEAETVGADPDTDVAIVRLPGKHREWAELGDSGALRQGQLVVAIGNPLGFDCTVTTGVISALGRSLRSQSGRLIDDVLQTDAPLNPGNSGGPLVTPDGRVIGINTAVIAGAQGLCFAIASNTAQYVVGEILKYGKVRRSYLGLGVQTIELPKQLVRELNRKSPGAVRVAQMEIGTPGAQAGLAPGDIILKFDGEHISGVDDLHRMLTADRLGKKTRLEVYRDGTVLSLTAVPGGRD; encoded by the coding sequence GTGGGCCTCTTTTCACCAAAGAACCGGGCCAAGCTGCCGCCAAAGCGCAGGCGCGGCTCATCGCATGACCTGCTGGATGCCTACAGCCGCGCGGTTGCAGGGGCGGTGGACGCGGTGTCGAACTCGGTTGTGCATCTGCAGGTCAAGGGACGCCCCTCCTCAATGGGGCAAATGTCAGGATCAGGCTCGGGTTTTATATTCACGCCGGACGGCTATGTGCTGACCAACAGCCATGTGGTGAACGGTGCCCGTTCGCTGATGGCAGTTTACCCCGACGGGCGCGAAATAGAGGCGGAAACTGTCGGTGCTGACCCGGACACTGACGTTGCCATTGTGCGCCTGCCGGGCAAGCACCGGGAATGGGCGGAACTGGGCGACAGCGGTGCGTTGCGCCAGGGCCAGCTCGTGGTTGCCATCGGCAATCCGCTGGGCTTTGACTGCACGGTAACCACCGGCGTGATTTCGGCTTTAGGGCGCTCATTGCGCAGCCAGTCGGGCCGGTTGATTGATGATGTACTTCAAACGGATGCGCCGCTTAATCCCGGCAACTCCGGCGGGCCGCTGGTGACGCCTGACGGGCGGGTCATCGGCATCAATACGGCGGTTATCGCCGGCGCACAGGGGCTGTGTTTCGCCATTGCCTCCAACACCGCGCAATATGTGGTGGGCGAAATCCTCAAATACGGCAAGGTTCGTCGCAGCTATTTGGGACTTGGCGTGCAGACAATTGAGTTGCCAAAGCAACTGGTGCGCGAGCTCAACCGTAAATCACCCGGCGCGGTGCGCGTAGCACAAATGGAAATCGGCACGCCGGGAGCGCAGGCGGGCCTTGCGCCAGGCGATATCATTTTGAAGTTTGATGGCGAGCATATAAGTGGTGTCGATGATCTTCACAGGATGCTGACTGCTGACAGGCTTGGAAAGAAAACCAGGCTGGAGGTCTATCGCGACGGCACCGTGTTGAGCCTCACAGCCGTTCCCGGTGGACGTGACTAA